Proteins from a genomic interval of Rosa chinensis cultivar Old Blush chromosome 2, RchiOBHm-V2, whole genome shotgun sequence:
- the LOC112183326 gene encoding uncharacterized protein LOC112183326 translates to MNFEHPSSSDCRYTEVQSADHDSSEPPQEERVSYGDENFTAKSRVGKSFAELTAEDVEGREFATLDDAENWYRMYATALGFMTRLQRVTRGIGGRITRRRLVCNKEGKREAKWLQKEDRVRNAKQETRCNCLAACCIHFNKNSQTYIITEFKTEHNHDLAMHSNGSVTHADMGHLGARRTCSVSTSRADDYTVKCNGGFEFVGDTEKDLFNKIEAEPRAKLFKQGEETAQIVEVSDITMPPWSINLVGFGDEYRCDHVDIPRGVTYSYVSLSPHVKAVSADTASTLLLQIAGLTSIATEQSLKARDEILRLKRDSELALKTKEAEAAVLKRELAECRRELELVKSADKYKYRTIEEVGGNSKKQITEDNCNRGQSPEGGADIQLLCSLGGWKSGFAPDKDMEFDSSKRKRR, encoded by the exons ATGAACTTTGAGCATCCCAGTTCGAGTGATTGCCGATACACAGAGGTCCAATCTGCTGATCACGACTCATCTGAACCACCACAGGAAGAGAGGGTCAGTTATGGGGATGAGAATTTTACTGCCAAAAGCCGTGTTGGGAAAAGTTTTGCTGAATTGACTGCGGAGGATGTAGAAGGAAGAGAATTCGCCACTTTGGATGATGCCGAAAATTGGTATAGAATGTATGCAACTGCACTTGGTTTTATGACAAGATTGCAGAGGGTTACTAGAGGGATTGGAGGCAGGATAACGAGGCGAAGATTGGTTTGTAATAAAGAAGGTAAAAGAGAAGCAAAGTGGCTGCAAAAAGAGGACCGTGTTCGTAATGCTAAGCAAGAGACCCGATGCAACTGCCTAGCAGCATGCTGTATCCATTTCAATAAGAATAGTCAAACATACATCATCACTGAATTCAAAACCGAACACAATCACGATCTTGCCATGCATTCCAATGGTTCGGTTACTCATGCAGACATGGGACATCTTGGTGCAAGGCGCACTTGTTCAGTCAGCACCTCTAGGGCAGATGACTACACGGTGAAATGCAATGGGGGGTTTGAGTTTGTGGGAGACACTGAGAAGGATCTTTTCAACaagatagaggcagagccaagGGCCAAATTGTTTAAGCAG GGGGAAGAAACTGCACAAATAGTGGAGGTGAGTGACATTACAATGCCACCTTGGAGCATTAACCTAGTAGGGTTCGGCGATGAGTATAGATGCGATCACGTTGACATACCACGGGGAGTGACTTATAGCTATGTCTCATTGTCACCACATGTTAAAGCG GTTAGTGCCGACACAGCGTCAACATTACTTCTGCAGATTGCTGGTCTGACATCAATAGCAACAGAGCAGTCGCTAAAGGCGCGTGACGAGATTTTGCGCCTGAAGAGGGACAGT GAGCTGGCACTCAAGACAAAGGAAGCTGAAGCTGCGGTGCTGAAGAGGGAATTA GCTGAGTGTCGGCGAGAGTTGGAATTGGTGAAGTCGGCAGATAAATATAAGTACAGAACCATTGAAGAGGTTGGCGGGAATTCTAAAAAGCAG ATTACAGAGGATAACTGCAATAGGGGTCAATCTCCAGAGGGTGGTGCTG